From Halomicrobium salinisoli, the proteins below share one genomic window:
- a CDS encoding DUF5786 family protein, translating into MSMGAYDEDEHERRERKNNEVDLSEDDDRTVYHGEVEYDSGDSTEDLLDQFEQIKSS; encoded by the coding sequence ATGTCGATGGGTGCATACGACGAAGACGAACACGAACGCCGTGAGCGGAAGAACAACGAGGTCGATTTGAGCGAAGACGACGACCGGACGGTGTATCACGGCGAGGTCGAGTACGACTCCGGGGACTCCACGGAGGACCTGCTCGACCAGTTCGAGCAGATCAAGTCCTCCTGA
- a CDS encoding DUF5784 family protein, whose protein sequence is MAGPLRFRRSTDQWTPERVHNEIYQPLDANLGAEMDSAWFAPPNGYEARRFAMDNGDTALFCWSGDDAYWLGNTETPEVLWRTDKYTFEETAYPIARWAQRELLAQLEVEDPWLAEYNHVSWFFLPVFFSKDGRDSTRNFFREHAAGFPDATREDGLAFYEAFLSTGVLDDYRYTMASKLGTSAGVDLTRMQATMGEFNVAKLLADAGHGFEPEVELGSGHALDFQVDDVLVEVTRPQPPRRRTVNSPIAAVKASGDAKTRDQIAVHGNAALFVDCSSFPDDEWHRIRGERPDVGHEPAVVFRTRPSGRTEGYVKGRLPLDVGGILEQPV, encoded by the coding sequence GTGGCTGGGCCCCTTCGATTCCGACGTTCGACCGACCAGTGGACCCCCGAGCGGGTTCACAACGAGATATACCAGCCCCTCGACGCGAACCTGGGCGCCGAGATGGACTCCGCCTGGTTCGCCCCGCCGAACGGCTACGAGGCCCGACGGTTCGCGATGGACAACGGCGACACCGCGCTGTTCTGCTGGAGCGGCGACGACGCCTACTGGCTGGGCAACACGGAGACGCCCGAGGTGCTGTGGCGCACGGACAAGTACACCTTCGAGGAGACGGCCTACCCGATCGCCCGGTGGGCCCAGCGGGAGCTGCTGGCCCAGCTGGAGGTCGAGGACCCCTGGCTGGCCGAGTACAACCACGTCTCGTGGTTCTTCCTGCCCGTGTTCTTCTCGAAGGACGGCCGCGACTCGACCCGGAACTTCTTCCGGGAGCACGCCGCGGGCTTCCCGGACGCTACCCGCGAGGACGGGCTGGCGTTCTACGAGGCGTTCCTCTCGACGGGCGTGCTGGACGACTACCGCTACACGATGGCGAGCAAGCTCGGCACCAGCGCCGGGGTCGACCTGACCCGCATGCAGGCGACGATGGGCGAGTTCAACGTCGCCAAGCTGCTGGCTGACGCCGGCCACGGCTTCGAGCCCGAGGTCGAACTCGGCTCCGGGCACGCGCTGGACTTCCAGGTCGACGACGTGCTCGTCGAGGTGACCCGCCCCCAGCCGCCCAGACGGCGGACGGTGAACTCGCCCATCGCGGCCGTCAAGGCCAGCGGCGACGCCAAGACCCGCGACCAGATCGCCGTCCACGGCAACGCCGCCCTCTTCGTCGACTGCTCCTCGTTCCCCGACGACGAGTGGCACCGGATCCGCGGCGAGCGCCCGGACGTGGGCCACGAGCCCGCGGTGGTCTTCCGGACCCGCCCCTCCGGACGCACCGAGGGCTACGTGAAGGGCCGGCTCCCGCTGGACGTCGGCGGCATTCTCGAACAGCCCGTCTGA